The Hyperolius riggenbachi isolate aHypRig1 chromosome 3, aHypRig1.pri, whole genome shotgun sequence genome window below encodes:
- the CRADD gene encoding death domain-containing protein CRADD: MMDPTHRELLRSLRLELCSQGLADGLVPQYLFQEGIITSEQLDEICAQSTSYRRAMKLLDILPTRGPKAFDVFFESLNEFPWVKENLQQHYKKGTNSPVGKSVELPANILRTCPNDKQLNLLAGKLGSEWEQVLLHLGLDHVELDRCKVQHPNNLHSQIMEGLIKWKQYMGCNATVQRLWEALEATNVDPSILLAILQ, from the coding sequence ATGATGGATCCAACACACAGAGAGCTACTCAGATCACTTCGTCTGGAATTATGCTCCCAGGGTCTGGCAGATGGACTTGTACCCCAATATCTTTTTCAAGAAGGTATCATCACATCTGAACAGCTGGATGAAATATGTGCGCAATCTACCAGTTATAGAAGAGCAATGAAACTTCTAGATATTCTACCCACTCGGGGACCAAAGGCTTTTGACGTTTTCTTTGAGTCATTAAACGAATTCCCATGGGTAAAAGAAAATTTACAGCAACACTACAAGAAGGGCACCAATTCACCAGTAGGAAAATCTGTGGAACTCCCTGCTAACATTCTGAGAACCTGTCCAAATGATAAGCAACTGAACCTTCTAGCAGGGAAATTGGGTTCTGAATGGGAACAGGTTCTTCTTCATCTGGGACTAGACCATGTTGAACTGGACAGATGTAAAGTACAGCATCCTAACAATCTGCACTCACAAATCATGGAAGGCTTGATAAAGTGGAAACAATATATGGGTTGTAATGCAACTGTACAGAGATTGTGGGAAGCTTTAGAAGCTACTAATGTGGATCCTTCAATATTACTTGCGATTCTGCAATAG